The nucleotide sequence TCGGTCATGGTGCTGAACGCGAGCGCCCAGACCGCGCCCGGCTCGACGCAGGCGCAGGTCCCGGCGCACGACATGGCCGGCATGCAACCGGGTTCGGCCGCCCAGCTCGCGGCCACGAACGACGTGGCGGGCGCCGGGCCGGTCACCGAGCTCGACAAGACGTTCCTGGTCAAGGTCCGCCAGGCGGGGCTCTGGGAGATCCCCGCGGGCGACCTCGCGCAGACCCACGCCAGCAGCGAACAGGTGAAGCGGGCCGGGCTGCACCTGCTGGACGGGCATTCCCACCTCGATCAGCTCGTCCGCGAGGACGCGAAGATCCTCGGCGTGACGCTGCCGGACCAGGCCACCGCCGAACAGCAGGGCTGGGTCCGCCAGCTGACCGACGCCCAGGGCCTGGAGTTCGACAAGCTGTTCGCGAACCTGCTCCGCGCCTCGCACGGCAAGATCTTCGCGACCATCGCCGAAGTCCGGGCCGGCACGCAGAACGACGTCATCCGGCGGCACGCGACGCAGGCGAACCAGACCGTCCTCGACCACATGACGGTCCTGGAGGACACCGGGCTGGTCGACGCGAAGACGATCGCCGACGTCGCGGCGGCGGTGAACCCGCCGGCGAAGTGACGTCTCTCCTGGGGGAGGACGACACGGGCTCCCGCATGCAGTGAATGACTCATTCCTGACGTCCGACGCCAGGAATGAGTCATTCACTGCATCGATGCCGGCGGCTACCGGGCCGGCGGCACGATGCCGTACTCGTGGATCTTGCGGTAGATCGTCGCCCGGGAGATGCCCAGCAGCTTCGCCGCCCTGACCTTGTTGCCGTCCGCGTCTTCCAGGCACCGCACGATGGCGTCCCGCTCGATCGACTCGAAGCGGTTCAGCGGCCGCCGGGTCACCGCGTGGAACTCCGCCGGGAGGTCGCCGGGGCGGATGGTGCCCGCGCGGCGGCGCTGGGCCACCTTGCGCAGCACCTGGTGGAGCTGGCCGGTGTTGCCCGGCCACTCCGCCCGCATCAGCAGGTGCAGGGCGGCGGCCGAACACGTCAGCCTGCCGCCGTAGCCGAGCTTGCTCAGCACCAGCGGGACGAGCTCCGCGAGGTCTTCGACGTGGTGGCGCAGCGGCGGCACGTGCACCGTCCGGGGGAAGAACTTCAGCAGCTCGGCCAGCGCCGGATCGGTCTCGGCCTCCGGCACGAGGGTGACCACCACCCAGGGCGCGCGGGGATCCTCGCGCAGGATCCGCAGGGCTGCGGCCAGCG is from Amycolatopsis mediterranei and encodes:
- a CDS encoding DUF4142 domain-containing protein; the protein is MPDHRGMTGRAKARTALVVVATLAVVGIGSVMVLNASAQTAPGSTQAQVPAHDMAGMQPGSAAQLAATNDVAGAGPVTELDKTFLVKVRQAGLWEIPAGDLAQTHASSEQVKRAGLHLLDGHSHLDQLVREDAKILGVTLPDQATAEQQGWVRQLTDAQGLEFDKLFANLLRASHGKIFATIAEVRAGTQNDVIRRHATQANQTVLDHMTVLEDTGLVDAKTIADVAAAVNPPAK